The following proteins come from a genomic window of Oncorhynchus masou masou isolate Uvic2021 chromosome 25, UVic_Omas_1.1, whole genome shotgun sequence:
- the LOC135514352 gene encoding ubiquitin-protein ligase E3B-like, with amino-acid sequence MFSAAQSSKSEFLDKARQAREERKGYKARDRAATLIQALVRRFLCRCRLQKQIRKEVDDLFQDAGTTKRNALSIFKIARKLLFIFCQDDKLRFEKLCRSILGSMDVENEPKVWYVSLALSKDLTIPWIKQIKDLLWISCQFLKKLKPDIMQDNKLVTLYLTMLVTFTDTSTWKIVRGKGEALRPALTRICENIMGHLNQKGFYSILQILLTNGLARSRPSLTKGTLTAVFTLALRPVIAAHFSDNLLRSLLIHIMSVPAVVSHIYTITPECMTTIQTHDLLRKFILFLSCEGQCVDICVCLEGSHTLCLLGNLIHLGYLNEKVLEEEANHFVTELTDMLSYCQRYVSQKKSNLTHWHPVLGWFSQTVDYGLNESMPLVTKQLQYLWGMPVIRTLFSDVLSKKLETQEPTPLPQPTTSQNNLPVKSLFKRAFQKSASVRNILKPIGGRRVDSAEVQKVCSICVLYQTALTTLTQIRLQILTGLTYLDDLLPKLWAFICELGPQGGLKLFIECLNNDTEESKQLLAMLMLFCDCSRHLITILDDIEVYEEQISFKTEELVTISSFLNTFVYKMVWDGILENAKGEKLDLFHSVHGWLMVLYERDCRRRFSPDDNWLRKDLKPSLLFQELEKGKRRAQLLLQYIPHVIPHKNRVLLFRNIVTKEKETLGLVETSSASPHVTHITIRRSRMLEDGYDQLRRLPVNSIKGVIRVKFVNDLGVDEAGIDQDGVFKEFLEEIIKKVFNPALNLFKTTSGNERLYPSPTSYIHENHLQLFEFVGKMLGKAMYEGIVVDVPFASFFLGQVMGHHHSTFYSSIDELPSLDSEFYKNLTSIKRYDGDVGDLGLTLSYDEDVMGQLVCHELIPGGKTMPVTNENKISYIHLMAHFRMHTQIKEQTAAFIRGFRSIINPEWLHMFSTPEVQRLVSGDNAEIDLDDLKKHTVYYGGFHSSHRVIIWLWDILSSDFSSEERAMFLKFVTSCSRPPLLGFAYLKPPFSIRCVEVSDDQDTGDTLGSVLRGFFTIRKKEPGGRLPTSSTCFNLLKLPNYSKKSILRDKLRYAISMNTGFELS; translated from the exons ATGTTTAGTGCAGCTCAGAGTTCCAAGTCTGAGTTTCTGGACAAAGCCAGGCAGGCAcgtgaggagaggaaggggtacAAAGCAAGGGACAGAGCAGCCACCCTAATTCAAGCGCTGGTCAGGAGATTCCTCTGTCGCTGCAGACTCCAGAAACAAATAAG GAAAGAAGTTGATGACTTATTCCAAGATGCCGGGACCACAAAAAGAAACGCACTATCCATTTTTAAAATTGCACGGAAGTTACTATTCATTTTTTGCCAAGATGATAAGTTG AGATTTGAGAAGCTTTGTCGCTCCATTCTTGGCAGCATGGATGTTGAAAATGAGCCCAAA GTTTGGTATGTGTCATTGGCTCTTTCTAAAGACCTCACCATCCCTTGGATCAAGCAGATTAAAGATCTCCTGTGGATCTCCTGTCAGTTCCTGAAAAAATTAAAG CCTGACATCATGCAGGACAATAAGCTGGTGACTCTGTACCTCACCATGCTGGTGACTTTCACAGACACATCAACCTGGAAGATAGTGAGAGGGAAAG GCGAGGCCCTCAGACCAGCATTGACCCGGATCTGTGAGAACATCATGGGGCATCTCAATCAAAAGGGATTTTATTCAATACTTCAG ATTCTACTCACCAACGGATTGGCACGCTCCAGACCCTCACTTACCAAGGGCACACTCACAGCAGTATTTACACTGGCATTAAG ACCTGTCATTGCTGCTCACTTCTCTGACAACTTGCTGAGGTCTCTCCTCATCCACATCATGTCTGTCCCAGCAGTTGTCTCCCACATCTACACCATCACCCCAGAG TGCATGACCACCATCCAGACCCACGACCTGTTGAGGAAATTCATCCTGTTCCTTAGCTGCGAGGGGCAGTGTGTCGACATCTGTGTCTGCCTGGAGGGGAGCCACACACTGTGCTTACTGG GTAACCTGATTCATCTGGGCTACCTCAACGAGaaagtactggaggaggaggccAACCACTTTGTGACGGAACTGACGGACATGCTGTCCTACTGCCAGAGATACGTGTCCCAGAAGAAATCTAACCTCACCCACTGGCACCCTGTCCTTGGCTGGTTCTCCCAAACCGTAGACTACGG TCTGAATGAGTCCATGCCACTGGTCACGAAGCAGTTGCAGTACCTGTGGGGCATGCCTGTGATCCGGACTCTCTTCAGTGACGTCCTCAGCAAAAAGCTGGAGACCCAAGAGCCCACGCCTCTGCCACAACCTACCACATCCCAAAACAACCTGCCAGTCAAGA GTCTATTCAAGCGGGCATTTCAGAAGTCTGCCTCCGTACGAAACATCCTGAAGCCAATTGGCGGGAGACGGGTGGACTCCGCAGAGGTTCAGAAAGTGTGCAGTATCTGTGTACTGTACCAGACAGCCCTCACCACGCTCACCCAGATACGACTGCAAATCCTAACTG GCCTAACCTACCTGGATGACCTGCTGCCTAAGCTGTGGGCCTTTATCTGCGAACTAGGACCCCAAGGAGGGCTCAAGCTGTTCATAGAGTGCCTGAACAACGACACAGAGGAGTCTAAACAGCTGCTAGCCATGCTCATGCTGTTTTGTGACTGTTCCAGACACCTCATCAC GATCCTGGATGACATTGAAGTTTACGAAGAGCAGATCTCGTTTAAGACGGAGGAGCTTGTAACCATCTCCTCATTTCTCAACACGTTTGTTTACAAGATGGTCTGGGATGGCATCTTGG AGAATGCCAAGGGAGAGAAGCTGGACCTGTTCCACAGTGTTCACGGCTGGCTGATGGTGCTTTACGAGCGGGACTGCAGGAGGAGGTTCTCCCCTGATGACAACTGGCTGCGCAA GGATCTAAAGCCGAGCCTTTTGTTCCAAGAGCTGGAGAAGGGCAAGAGGAGAGCTCAGCTGTTACTTCAGTACATCCCACACGTCATTCCACACAAAAAC AGGGTCCTGCTGTTCCGAAACATTGTCACCAAGGAGAAGGAAACCTTGGGATTGGTGGAGACAAGCTCCGCCTCTCCGCATGTCACCCATATCACCATTCGCCGCTCACGGATGTTAGAG GATGGTTATGACCAGCTCCGCCGGTTGCCCGTCAACTCCATCAAAGGTGTGATCCGCGTGAAGTTTGTCAACGACCTGGGTGTGGACGAGGCCGGCATCGACCAGGACGGCGTCTTCAAGGAGTTCCTGGAAGAGATCATCAAGAAAGTCTTCAATCCGGCTCTCAACCTGTTTAAG ACCACCAGTGGCAATGAGAGGCTGTACCCCTCCCCTACGTCCTACATCCACGAGAACCACCTGCAGCTCTTTGAGTTTGTGGGGAAGATGCTCGGAAAAGCCATGTATGAG ggtatCGTGGTAGACGTACCCTTCGCCTCCTTCTTCCTCGGCCAGGTCATGGGCCACCATCACAGCACTTTCTACAGCTCCATTGACGAGCTGCCCTCCCTGGACTCTGAGTTCTACAAGAACCTCACCTCCATTAAG CGCTACGACGGGGATGTTGGTGATCTAGGACTGACGCTATCGTATGACGAGGATGTTATGGGACAG ctggtctgtcatgagcTGATTCCTGGAGGAAAGACGATGCCAGTCACCAATGAAAACAA GATCAGCTATATCCACCTGATGGCGCACTTCCGCATGCACACGCAGATAAAAGAGCAAACGGCAGCTTTCATCCGAGGGTTCCGCAGCATCATCAACCCAGAGTGGCTGCACATGTTCTCCACCCCCGAGGTCCAGCGCCTCGTCTCCGGGGACAACGCCGAGATAGATCTGGATGACCTCAA GAAACACACAGTGTACTATGGAGGTTTCCACAGCAGCCATCGGGTCATCATCTGGCTGTGGGACATCCTGTCCAGTGACTTCTCCTCTGAGGAAAGGGCCATGTTCCTCAAG TTTGTCACCAGCTGTTCGAGACCACCCCTCCTGGGTTTTGCCTACCTCAAGCCCCCTTTCTCCATTCGCTGTGTGGAGGTGTCCGATGATCAG GACACGGGGGACACCCTGGGCAGTGTCCTGCGGGGTTTCTTCACCATCCGGAAGAAGGAGCCTGGCGGCCGCCTCCCCACCTCATCCACCTGCTTCAACCTGCTCAAGCTGCCTAACTACAGCAAGAAAAGCATCCTGCGTGACAAGCTTCGCTATGCCATCAGTATGAACACAGGTTTTGAGCTCTCCTAA